The following coding sequences lie in one Nitrospiraceae bacterium genomic window:
- a CDS encoding prepilin-type N-terminal cleavage/methylation domain-containing protein encodes MLKRKSKGFTLVELLIVVIIIGILAGMMMLSTGGATAKAEATKIVSDMRNMKAAAIMVYADTTKWPTEIASLDEYMDQKIDTIKYDLSEEGDYVQFKVGADTDSKVRESLRNLASSGVALYKTAVAASVDITSSDIYDGGTAGVFMPVK; translated from the coding sequence ATGCTTAAGAGAAAATCAAAAGGTTTCACACTGGTAGAACTTCTGATCGTAGTCATCATCATTGGTATCCTTGCCGGAATGATGATGCTTTCAACAGGCGGAGCAACAGCCAAGGCAGAGGCGACAAAGATAGTTTCCGACATGCGCAACATGAAGGCTGCTGCTATAATGGTATATGCAGATACGACAAAATGGCCAACAGAAATTGCTAGTCTGGATGAGTATATGGATCAGAAAATTGACACTATTAAGTATGATTTGTCAGAGGAAGGGGACTATGTGCAGTTTAAAGTAGGTGCTGACACGGATAGCAAGGTTAGAGAGAGCTTGCGGAATCTTGCAAGTTCAGGAGTTGCACTTTACAAGACAGCTGTAGCTGCAAGTGTTGACATAACTTCTAGCGACATTTATGACGGTGGAACTGCAGGAGTTTTTATGCCAGTGAAATAA